GTATTTTCACTATCAGCACGCGAAAAGCCTCCGTCACCAAAGCTTGAAGAACGTATTTTACTGTGGCATTGGTTTACTTTATACTACTGTCATCACATACACAATTGATCTCATCTCCCTCCAGTCCAATCCTCCCCTATCCCTGAGAATCGATTCTTCTTGCTATGAAGAGAAAAAAGTTACCGGAGAGAGAGGAGATCCACGAAACTCAGAGCAAGAAGAGTAGCTTCTCCAAGTCCCTGTCCCCAGGACAAAACTGGAAATCGAAATCCATGGTACACTCTCTCCCTCCCCCTAGATGAAGCTGCTGCTCtgattattatattatatttaaagttcTGGTGTTGCTGTTTCTGTGGGTTTCTTTAAAAAGAGGATTATTCCTGAAGAGATTTTGAGAAGCAACCCTGAGGCTTTTGAGCACAGGGTGGTGTTCACTGTTCCTTGGAACAATTCTTGGCAGCTCTGGCTCCAGGGAGACAAGAATTGTCTGTTTATGATCAAAGAAGATTGGAATGAGTTTGTTGATGACAACCTTTTAGCTTCAGATGATACTCTGCACTTCACACATCAAGGCACTATGTATTTCCAAGTCCGGATCTTCAAGAAAGATGGTAAAGAGATCCTCTCTGCACCTCTTGAAGTTGAACCACCTCACCAGGAGCCAACCACTGTCTCTGGTAAGAGTATTCAGATCGAAAGAAATCATCTTTATGCCCTTCAAAGAAACTATCTATCCCAAAGATtgactcttttctttttgtttaattgtaTTGGGGACTGAACAACTTTCAGCAAGTGGAGGAGGGAGACAGAGTTTTGCTCATGTCGAGAACCCTGAGCGTTACCTCTTGAATCCCAACAACCCTTACTTTGAGAAGACGCTGACGAAAACTAACACTGCCCTGGTAAAATTCAGTTCTAGCGTTCTTCTGTTTCTTTACTGCTTTTTTTTAGGTTGGTCTTTAGTTATAAAGCTAAGACTTGTCTTCTTTTTTAATACTTGTACCGAGTAGTATGTGAGTACTCCGGTGGTTAAGAAGTATGAGTTGGAGTTTGGTCCCCGCAATTCCTCTATGCACTTCCTTCTCCCTGACGGAAACAAACTGGAGGGATTCAATAAGATTTACAGCGGTTTACATGCTTTCCTTGGCTGGGCAAATGTATGCCAAAAGTACAACCTCAAACAAGGAGACACTGTGGTTTGTGAATTTGAACTCTCTGGACGTGTGGTTACTGCTGTTAGAGTGCATTTCGTCACTGCCTCTAACTctggtaagaaaaaaaatcatcttcatGGTCTTTTAAAACTCAAAGAAACTAAGCTTTGACCCTTTTCTGTATTTGTATTGGTGAACGTAGTTTCAGCAAGTGGAAGACAAACTAGTCGAGGGAGGGAGAGTTTTGATCATGTTGAAAGCCCTGAGAGATACCTCTTTAATCCCAACAACCCTTACTTTGAGAAGACGCTCACCAAAACAAACAGTGTTCTGGTAAAATTTTGTAGCATTCTTCAGTTTCTTTACAGCGTTTTAGTTTGTTCTGTTTACTTGTTTCATTTAAAGCTAAGACTTggtctttttgttttctcttcatATTTGTACAAATAGTATGTGAGTCCTCCGTTGATTAAGAAGTATGGCTTGGAGTTTGGTCCTCATAGTTCCTCCATAGACTTCCTTCTTCCCGATGGAAGCAAAATGGAGGGCTTCACCAAGAGTTACAGCGGTTTATATGGTTTCCTGGGATGGGCAGCTGTATGTCAAAAGTACAACCTCAAACCAGGAGACACTGTGGTTTGTGAATTTGAACTCTCAAGAGGTGTGGTTTCAGCTGTTAGAGTGCATTTCGTGAATGAATAAGCAAGACAACTCTAGTCTCCTTCTTATGAGTCAGGTTTCTAAACATAGTTCTTACCAACCTATTATTCTAATGCTAGATGTGACCTCGGTATTCAACAAATTTGTAGCAATAAACTTGATCTTTATGTTGGTTTAACTGACTTGCAATGCTAAATTTCTTATTCTTGCATAGATGTACTGGTATAAACCCTGCTAATATACTTTTGTTTGGATTTGTACATACTATAACAAATACTTTGGAATGAACGAACCTGAGAACTCATCTTATACAACCAATCAACTCCAAGAAAGGATGTAACTGATGATTCTTTTCAATCAAGATATACAGTGACTTTCAAAAAGATGCTCAATTAACGAATGTAAAACTAACCGAAGTATAAATTCGAAGCGATCTTTGGTGAAGGGAGCCACTAACTCAAGCACCAGCTTACCGACAtgctccagaacgtacctgttTGAGAAGGTCTGATCAGTAATAGATTAGGTTGGTGTTGAGAGTTTTCCATAGTTCGGACAAAcgcacttttttttttgtaattgcgGTTAGAAACACGCGCCGCACGTGCGCGCGTATGGGGAAGATTCaataagccaaaaaaaaaaaaactcaacgcGCGCATAAAATATCAACCACccatctctctctgtctctcatctcttcttcGTGTTTCATTTCTTTACATGTAAGCACCGCTTCTGGGTTACACGCAGACATGGCTTCTCTACCGTACGGAGTTTCTAATCTATGCAGAAGCCAAGAGGTTCTGTCTGCAACTGTACAGATTCGTCCGACTGGTCGACAAATCACAGGTTTTTGTTTTCACAAACCCAAATCGTTTTCCACAAAATATACTAAAGATTTAGCAGAAGCGACGGTATAAGTCTTCCTATGTTTGTTGAGATGATGCAGGAGGAGTTAGAGCGGCGAAGAGAGTCTTGTATAATGGATTGTCATCATCAGTGGAAATAAATGCGAGTAGGCAAAGAATGAGATGTAGAGTGAGCTCAGAATCATCTACTGAAACTGAAGAAGATTCTGCCACAAAGACCAAGGTCTCATCATCTTCAATTTTACATCATAATTATCATTGCTTCATAGTGTCATGTCCTAAAGCAAACTCTTGTTGTGTTTTAATAACTTGGTTTACAGAAGACGCCGTTTGGATACACGAGGAAGGATGTTCTGTTGATAGGAGTTGGAGTTACTGCACTTGGTATCGGGCTAGAGAGTGGCCTTGAGGTAATCCAAGAATCAAGAAGCAAATCATGAATATTCTTTTCTCTTTTGTGTGGCTCTAAGTACGTTTTGTTATCATGAAATGGACAGTATGTGGGAGTAGATCCTTTGCAAGCAGGTAACGCTGTACAGCTGATACTGGTGCTAGGCTTGACACTGGGTTGGATATCGACTTATATCTTTAGGGTCGGTAACAAGGAGATGACTTATGCTCAGCAACTTCGTGACTACGAGTCTCAAGTCATGCAGGTTTGTGATTTCTCTCTTCAAGGACTTTAGCTTTCAGACCTTATGTGATTTACCTTAATGTGTGGTTGGTTTTGTAATGGTTACAGAAACGGTTGGAGAGCTTATCTGAGGCTGAGTTAGAGGCATTGATGGAACAAGTTGATGAAGAGAAGCGACAGGTTTAGTAGGCTTAGGCTCCTCTGTTGTTCCAGTCACCTGCAAAGTTAGTAAAAGAATCACAGGACATGTTTTCTTAAGTAATTCCTGCCAGAAAACATTTTGATGTACTTTCTTGTTCCTCAATGTTTGTTGTATGATACACAAAAGAATACAAATCAAAGAATATGTTGAAACGGTTGAAGGAATCTGTCAATCAGACTCACTCAGAGCACGCCACAATACCCTCGAGGGCTTTATACAAGATGAATCAAAACACATGGGAACAAACTGAATCAAATGAATATGAAGTTATGAACATTATGTATGCAGGAGGCATTTTTTCTCACTTTCTAAAAAGTAACTTAACGACTTATATCTAACCCAAATGCCTTACGAGCAACGGGAATTCTGGTGAATCCGGATGAAGTCCTTTGACTAGAGACACGAATTTGAGTACACACTCGATGCTGAATAATTTGAGCTTCCATGTTGCTGAAGTCGCTGTTCTGTTTGGTCTGGCTTGAAATGTGGAATTCTTCTGCTTGATCTTCAGTGACAAGTATGAGCTTCCCCGGGATTCAATAGCCTGGATGATACTCAAGTTTTCATACATCAAAAAAGAAGGGGAAAAACGACAGTGTGAGCAAAAAGCAAGAATAAACAAACTTGTTACCATCTCAAAAATGTCGGAGATGGAGCAGCTCGAGTCAAGTGAGAAATATGGAgccgaagaagtatcctttggcaGAGAACTCAGCAGCCTGAAGTCTTCAATGCATATGAAAAGATGTCCATCTACCACAAATAGTGACCGTGGAAGCCATGACACCTCTGCACAGTTCAATAGGGAAAATTAACACTTAAATGGTCAGTCAATGTTGACTCAGCTTGAATCGGATTTACTTGTAGGCTATTAAGTacttcttagcataaataaaccGTTCTCAATTCGATCaactaacaaaacaaaactgcTTCATGATGTGCATCTAATCTGCATATTTATGTGGAATACGAGACTGAATGATTTTGAACCtagaaacaaaaatcattagacTACCGACATCCCATTGAGAAAAATACCCTGAGATTTGCGGCATCGAGGCAGGATACTTAGCtcagtaaattttaaaataccatATAGTATAGAGAAGGAACCAACATTAAGGGGCTCCAACTTTGTAAATGTGAGCTTAGTAGCTTACACACCACAAATGAAATCATGAGCGGTTGATCTAGTCTAACAATTATCTAGGCAAATTCATTGCTAGGTCAAACTATCAGGTCTTACTTCATTTACGGTTTCAGGGGAAAAGAGTTAATCATTCAAAGTGAACTTTTTCTCAATCAATGATACGCGGGAAAGAACATACCTCCAAGAGTGCTTCTCTGAAAATGGAGAACACTGTACTGGAATATACTCAACTTTAAACCACCACATATTTCTTTCTCAAACATTTCCATTTGAATATTCTCCAAACTGTTATTTAAGTTTCAATACATGTCAAATCAGAAAATGGCAGAAGCAAATAGTAAAAGagctgaagaaaaaaaatgatgatataGCTCACCTTCCCAAACATTTAGATTCCGTAGCTTGAGAATCCAACACTTTAGTGATATTGAGTAAAACTGTTGTTTTCTCGATGCTCTCTGTTTTGAAAATATACTCCGCGCCCTCCTTAAAGCGTAGCCTAAAccagaagaaagagagaggttaGGGACCATGGGGACATAATCAAGTTTAAAAACGCAACCATAAGAGACTAACCTCACAACTTGAAGTCCTAGCCCAACTGAGACATCTTGTATATCATTTATAGCATGCGAACACAATAAACTTAAATTTCTGTCTGCGTACACCAGGGGTCAAGAAAAAGTGAGTCAGCATCAACAGAACATTTCATATTAACACACAAAGAATAAAAGAGGAGACGGGGAAGACCAGTCTAACCTTGTGAATCAGTAGAAACATCCACGAACAGCACACACAATTTCTCTTGGCTACTCCGCAGCAATACTACTTCCCTGCATTTATAGAGTGCCGTCAGGTGCAAAAGAAGACACAATCTGACTAACAAGGGAACCAGAAACATATCGCTCTAATTTCATCGACcaaacttttattttcaaattgaaTACTGGAGAACCTATcattacaaaagaaacaaataactaCGCAACCTCAGCGACCTTTTTTACTGCTCGGCATGCCCTATCAAGTATCATAATTCATATCTTAGAATAAAATAGAAGGGACTCACATTACTTTCTTTCAACTAGACTTCAATAATAAGGGGAACAATACTCACTGTTGCGTGTAGGTGGATTCTTGCCGTAGTATGCAATCACAACATACGTAAATCCTACAAGTCTCATCAATGCTGGAATCTGACAGCGTTGTTGTAATATACTCGTCCACTAAATCACCCATTACTTCAGGGATTTTTTCAGCACCCCAAAATCTAGTAGTTCTCTTACTATTACAGCCCATAGTCAATGAACCTTCTTGCAAATGATCAGAAACACACCCATCTTCACCAGAATCACTGATATCAGCATCACTTCTATGAGATGTTTCTCCGCTACTTATGACACTATTATCCACCAATAGAGAAACAACTCTCTTTTTAGGCTTCCTCTTGCTTTTCCTTTTGTCAAACcaattataaatatgattaacACCGGAAGCAAGCTCACTATTATGTAGTCCAGAAATAATATTATTGGTCTTTGCTTTGAACGATTCATCTATCCTCCAAGTCTTTATTATGCTACTTTTTTCTGGTTGAGAATAAAGCAAGCTTGTGCCTTTTTCAGATCCCAGAATCTCCTCGCCGGGGCTATTCTCATTAAGATGATCCACCAACATATCTTGTTCAGGATTTGATTGCTCGGAGtcataattttcattttcactGCAGCTGCTCGAGCTATCAGACGATGCTACTGAGTAAGAATCTGCTGATAGCTGCAAGATTTCTTCCACCAGGTTATGACGTCGGTGTAAGACATCCTTTTGATAGTGAGGGGGTGATTGCATATATGTTGAGGGTGAAAATGATCCTGTTATATCGTGAGTAGCATCCAAAGTTGACATGTTTCCTTTTTCATCTGGCTTCCCATCAAGAAGATATGCTTGATCCTTCTGATTTAGATCTGTAATTTGGAAACCTGGTAAAGGCCCTGGTGGATATCTCAATGCTTCCTTGTGATGCTTCGGGTTTTTTCCATTCTTTGTGTAGAACTTTTTCTCTGAATCAATACTCCAGCCGTCTTTTCTGACATCCACAAAACCCTCTGACGGATGATCCATCCACTCCTTAACCTCTCGCAGCCAAAGAACCGAACGTTCTTTCTTCAACTTTTCAACTTTACTTATTAGACCAAATATATCATCTTCGTGATCGGACTTGATATTCTCCTCTTTGCTTTGAGTCTCGAGTTCACATGAAGCAGACTCTTGATCAGAATTCACATAAGTGCTCTCTTCCTCAGTGTCAATAGACGCGAGCCGGTAGATTTTCGCCTGTGACTGTGAGAGTGAAAAAGGACAACAATAAGCTTTTAATAATTACACCACAAAACAAACCAAGAAACTGAAACTCTGAAAGAAAACATAGAGAAGCTGCCTATCAAGTGATGAATATCTTCAAGATGCTTTTCAAAAAACCGTTCCATACTACAATAACTACACCCCTTAATTGGTTTGGATAGGCCTAGGTTTGGATATATTCTTATGTTTTCCATGCTTAGGGTTTAGTGTCAGTGTGTCACTCAGAAGAAAAGGGCCACTACAGTCACAAGcacattatatatatgtaaataaactGTAATTGAAGTCTCTGTCGTTAACCTTTTTTCTATTGAAGCTTCCTTCATCATCAGCTTCCTCTCTAGCCGGAGAGTAGAACCCATAGCTAGCAGGCTGAGTTTTCCTACGGGTAACAACAACCTGCCTCTTCCAAAATTCTCTATTCCCAATTTGTTTGCCATCTAGCTTTAACTGAAACGCAGCACAGAGAGGAAGAATCATTATGAATCAAGCAGAAACTGAATTGGTGCAAAGTCTGTCTTTTTAACAAGGTTATGTAGCCTCTGAAACAAAACTTACATCATTTGGACGAGCAACGTAGCTGAGGACATTTGCCCTGTACCATCGAGCACAGCAAAACGGATTTCCTTCCAACCACAAGTCTGTCAAGAATGAAAGACTCCCAAGGAATTCCAATTCTGAGAAGTCTGAAATAATATTGAAGGAAACATCAAGGCCTTCAAGTGACTTCAAATTCTCAATCCCACGCAATGTAGTTAGAGCGTTGTTCCTCAAAACAAGTTTAACAAGGTGACATGATACCTGCATGGTCCAAGGATAAAGGTGCATGGGTCCCCTAGGGtactaaaatctaaataaaatctTTAGCAAACACATCAAAGAGTTCTTATATCTATGTGAGTTCAAACTAAGCCATATATAGTAACCAACAAACGCAAAAGTTAAGTAACTTCATATCAAAAGAGATCTATAAAAAAAAGGACATGCAGAAAGAAACCTGAAGTAACCCACCTCGCTCAAGTGAGAAATTTTTCTAAGTTGATTGAAACCTAGATCAAGGTGTTTCAACTTGGAACACCTCCGAAGATTATCCACCTTCGCAAACTTGTTCCGACTCAGATCAAGCGACTCAACAGCTGGGAGAAGTTGCAACGACTCATCCATGAGCAAGAGACGGTTACAAGCGCATGAAACGAAAGCCAACTTATTCCACTGTGGTGAATCCTTTATCTCGGCGATTCTACTAGCAAACACATGCCGCAACGCATCCTACAGTTGGTAGAAACCTGGTAAAGATTAGTCAGGAACACTTCCAAAAAATATTCAAAGACAAGCAACAACCCATGAATAAACTCATACATCAACCTTCTTCTTGAAACGTCCTGAAGAAATGACAAACCTCACATCGTTCATAGCTTATtccaaaatccaaatacactAACAGTTCAATCTCCCTACAATCTAAAGCAACACAGAAACTAATAATCCCCACTCAATGCCATAGCAGAATGCACTAAACCaaggaaacaaacaaaaacgaaaagaggagaggagaggagagctCACAGTGGAATTGTGGCAGATCAACTTCTCCAAGGTGTGCCTAAGTTCGAGCAATCCCTTAGCAGACGAAGTGGACAAATCACACCCGCGCAGCTCCAAAACCTTAAGCCTCGCAAAGGGAAGAAGAGAGAGCGGCGTGGGATCACGAGCCGGCGAAGGAAGCGACGAGACGACTTTGAGAGAAGGGAGGAGGCGGAGAATACGTCGGAGCTGCTCTAAGGCGCGGTAATCGCCGATGTCGGAGACGTAGGCGCGGAGATAGTCAACGGGAGCTCCGGAGAGCATACGCTCGACCTCGCGGAGAGATTCGAGACGGAGATGAACGTAGTGAAGGCCCGCGGGGTTGAGCTTGAGGACATCGGTGGCGTCGATGAGCGAATCGGCGTTTTCTTCGAGGAACTTCTCGAGATTCTCCAGGTATCGATCTCCCGTCACGATCGCCATGAGAGATTCGAAGGAGATTTAGGGATTTGACTCGTTCGAAAACCGAATCACACGAGACGAAAAGGCGCGAACCGTCGCGGGAAGGTGGAGGAAGGGATGGggtctagagagagaaagatgagagagaaAATGCCATGGCTGATtgatgcttgatgatgattgGAGAGAAATGGGCAAATAGGAAACAGCTAGGATGATGATTCTCCTCTTTCTCTGTGAATCTAAACAACAACCTGGGGGCAAGACTGAGATTAACACCTGGCAACTATACCTTAATCAAATCATTTCTAATGCAATTTGCCTTTAGACAATTACTTAGCTACTAATCATtgattaatgtaaaatattcccACCTCATCCAGCTATAATATtctatttaaattcaaatttcatGTTAcggaaaaaaattcaaatttcgtACGTTTAGTTTTTTtcctatatttatttattattattattttcttatcttTTGAATAAACAAGGCTCTCAGATCTCAATAGTATCCACGATGCATAATCGGTTAAATATTTGTTTCCTAAATAATGAGATCTGGTTCACCCCGTAAAATATAGAATGAAAGCCTTCCTATAGGTTTCTTGATtggatgttacaaaaaaaaaaggtttcttGATTGGCTTTGTAACATTTCCACTGGTTTGATTGTTTTCgaagaaaacaaaagtaaacGTCTTTAAACATTGATGAACTAtcattaaaccaaaaaaataacaatcctactatataaaagggactaaattcaaggcttttgaggctatccacctcagccaaaatattctcatccaaaaagaattaaaaataaatatcatttagaagataattaactaatataaaacttttgatatttctaaaaatttcaaatttgtaactgctaatttattaatagaatcatatatctatattgaattatgttctatttttaatcgttactttaagagtaaataaattattaatttataatatatatatagtttataactttatattgtagttataaataaagagaaaataaccgggaaaggtgaagaagctcatataaaattatgtaattaaaatggtaaaatggtgaatatgatgaagtgaatctaagaaaatttgttgtacaaattatggtgctttcttcgtccactataatgatttaaaataatatatattcatataaataagtcaatatttgttgtttttttttgtaagatgttaagattatcattttctgaaaggttacactgatccaaagagattagtttgtggagctaaccaaacgaggattatagtgtttactttggaaaaagtaataggttgaacgatagatggcgtgcgtgttttttcacatggaaatctgcacatatattaaaattgtaagatttgaatcatagagaaaatatagtgtatatgactgaagttgaTTCATTctgaaactaaagatggctaaaattcttctttgtcaaaatgcatagatgtgaatcttatatgaatagagttctcaattgcttatagcagtgtaataaatTCCGTgtgtaaaggaaaaaaaaatgttatataagtgaaaacaaaaattatgatttttttcttgtgcttataggctcttcgcaatttgaagaagaaagaacatattgtgtgaaaatttttggctcggtcaaattttatcgagttgtttataaaactgttgttatatgattcatgtaaattttcagtgttgatttaaaagcccaagaaaacccatctatactgactttttgatttttttctgtgatttaaataaaaaagataaaactttcgataagttatgtaaactcagaacaagtatttaactttagaaagcatttacatgtttcaaacttataatatatacatatataatgtttaaaattatgtatataaaacctGTATAAAATGTGCttaaatatgtttctcttctttaatgtgttaattgtactatatataacattattttaaaatttcaaaaagtttatgtcacattCAAAAactatcaataaaaaatataattctccatctacaaccagaaaaaagaaaaactataaacatctaaatttaaattaagaaaaactaacattggaaaaacaaaaaattaatgtaaaagaaacaaaaccgacaaataatattataaataaaataaatttataaaacacaatccgcgcttcgcgcggaaaaAAATCTCTAGTAGATTAGAAAAGTACAATGAAAGAGTCAACGACATTGCAGCAAGATCGCATCGACAgtggaatattcaaattttagtACAATTAAAACCCAAAGAAAAGAGTGCCGCTGGTTACTCAGAGTAAAATGGTGAAAATATGAGGTGAAAAGAgagaattaattttaaaaaattggagtaatttttttaagtgGAGGGAAAAGTTATACTACTTTCATTAATTTTCCTCCAATTTCAGAATAAATAGGCAGAAAACTTTTTTCACTTGATTGgcaaaaataaattgatttcAGAGTAAAAATTAATAGCAGAGTAAAGATTTACTCTAAAAGGTACATCCAGTCACACTCAAAGAAATTAACATACACAATAAGAGTTCATTAGTCTTCCAAGACAAACTaaagtagtatatatataatcaaataaacACTAATAAACCGCAATTTTAACTTCAAGCAaatggtgtttttttttaattagtaatacAAAGATTTAACATAAAGTTTTGCTGATGGCTTCTAGTTCGACCTTTCTTCGCAtcacagaagaagaaaaactacgAAAACCTATCACAATatcataacttttttatttcgGTGTGACAAAAAGAATGAGGCCTGATTTGATCAAAGAAAAGCTTATCTGCGGGTAGCCTTTGGCTTGAGCCTCTTGTAAGCCATGAAAGTCACAGCCGCCGAGAGAGAGTACCTGTTCATCATTACACACAAGCACAATCTCTTTCTCATTAATCCATAACACCAATTAAAGACTAACAATACCAAGAACAGCTCTTGTATCTGTATTGTAGTTACCATGTTATACAGTAGTTGAGATGGTCCTGCGGCATGACTTTACTACGGATCAAGGTATTgatgtctttcgggacaggatACGGTCTACTCCGATCTATCTCCTCATGAACGTCCTCTACGTAAATTGTGTCCTCAGGAAGACCTATGGCACGAGCCATTGCAGGAACGTCTACGTAGAACCACTGCCCTGTGCTTGGATCATTGGCTGGAACGAATATGCTCGGGTTCTCCCCTCCCCTGATCACACCAACAACTTCTACAGGCTTAACCGCGGACACATGCTCCTGCAAGATTTCAATTTTCACAGGTCATAACGTATGTAAGAGATTTGATAAAAGAAGCAAAATGAAAAGAGTGAATCTTTGGTGATAGCTAAACTCAATATACGAATGAAAGCAAGTTTGTGAACAAGAGGGTATGATAACAAGACTAACCTTGGGAATCACTGGCGTCTTAGACCAAAAATTTCCACCATGAATTTTGCTCACTGGGGAGTGGTTTAGCTACAGTTGACTCATTTTTAACGGAGTCTGACTCGGTGGATTCTTGTGCCTTGTCTCTCCAACTTCGAGGAACCCATCCACGATTCACAAGAATAGGCGACTGCATGCTAGTTGACAAGAGAGAATAACAATCCAACTTCAGGAAGGCCAAAAAAAAGTTGACAGCTAGAACTAAAACTAGCAATCAAAGCTTAAGTGACAGTTCAGCAAAACAGAAATATGTCTAATTAATTCATAGCCAATCAGAATCTCCAAATTAGTGCTCTCCTAGTATAATAAGACAACTACTGTCAATAGTTAGAGAGTAGACTAGATAACCAATGGCCTACAATATATTGAAACGCACAATACTTCGATAATTTTACAATTAACAGAGAATACAGAAAGATAAAAACCTATTACTTGGATagggttgacaaaaaaagtcTGATATGTTCAATGGTATAGGCAAAGGGGTTACAAAAAGAAGTAAAGGAGAGGAGAAAGGATCATTACCCTCACCTATCCAGGTCACCAGGGATTGGCAATAGAGGTGTGATGACATAGTATCCATTTTCAGTCACTCCAGATATGGACCTAGACCGCGGACCCAAAAAGATAGACTTTTGCTCGTCAAACACGCCCTTGCAACTAACCCGTCTAAACTCCAAGGCATCCAGATTCTTGTCAGGAGGATGGTCCGCGTTTAGCTTCATTGGTTCCATTTTCAACCGCTGTTGTTGGTACTCCAGTGTTTTGATCTGCGTTAAAAAAGGAGCGAGTCAAGCTTTAGATTCTACTTTAGCTAAAAGCACCAAAGAATCGCAAAATGTGCTAGCTTCAGCAAACCATTTAGAAGataaaaaggaaagaaacaaaGACATGGGAACGGTAGCTACTAGCTAACAATGAGAATGTATTATTAAGGCTCAAGCATTCAGAGTCTATAAGAGTGCCATTAGATCACTTAGACACTTACATGA
The DNA window shown above is from Brassica napus cultivar Da-Ae unplaced genomic scaffold, Da-Ae ScsIHWf_2680;HRSCAF=3438, whole genome shotgun sequence and carries:
- the LOC111197757 gene encoding uncharacterized protein LOC111197757 isoform X2; this encodes MDESLQLLPAVESLDLSRNKFAKVDNLRRCSKLKHLDLGFNQLRKISHLSEVSCHLVKLVLRNNALTTLRGIENLKSLEGLDVSFNIISDFSELEFLGSLSFLTDLWLEGNPFCCARWYRANVLSYVARPNDLKLDGKQIGNREFWKRQVVVTRRKTQPASYGFYSPAREEADDEGSFNRKKSQAKIYRLASIDTEEESTYVNSDQESASCELETQSKEENIKSDHEDDIFGLISKVEKLKKERSVLWLREVKEWMDHPSEGFVDVRKDGWSIDSEKKFYTKNGKNPKHHKEALRYPPGPLPGFQITDLNQKDQAYLLDGKPDEKGNMSTLDATHDITGSFSPSTYMQSPPHYQKDVLHRRHNLVEEILQLSADSYSVASSDSSSSCSENENYDSEQSNPEQDMLVDHLNENSPGEEILGSEKGTSLLYSQPEKSSIIKTWRIDESFKAKTNNIISGLHNSELASGVNHIYNWFDKRKSKRKPKKRVVSLLVDNSVISSGETSHRSDADISDSGEDGCVSDHLQEGSLTMGCNSKRTTRFWGAEKIPEVMGDLVDEYITTTLSDSSIDETCRIYVCCDCILRQESTYTQQEVVLLRSSQEKLCVLFVDVSTDSQDRNLSLLCSHAINDIQDVSVGLGLQVVRLRFKEGAEYIFKTESIEKTTVLLNITKVLDSQATESKCLGSLENIQMEMFEKEICGGLKLSIFQYSVLHFQRSTLGEVSWLPRSLFVVDGHLFICIEDFRLLSSLPKDTSSAPYFSLDSSCSISDIFEMAIESRGSSYLSLKIKQKNSTFQARPNRTATSATWKLKLFSIECVLKFVSLVKGLHPDSPEFPLLVRHLG
- the LOC111197757 gene encoding uncharacterized protein LOC111197757 isoform X1, whose protein sequence is MAIVTGDRYLENLEKFLEENADSLIDATDVLKLNPAGLHYVHLRLESLREVERMLSGAPVDYLRAYVSDIGDYRALEQLRRILRLLPSLKVVSSLPSPARDPTPLSLLPFARLKVLELRGCDLSTSSAKGLLELRHTLEKLICHNSTDALRHVFASRIAEIKDSPQWNKLAFVSCACNRLLLMDESLQLLPAVESLDLSRNKFAKVDNLRRCSKLKHLDLGFNQLRKISHLSEVSCHLVKLVLRNNALTTLRGIENLKSLEGLDVSFNIISDFSELEFLGSLSFLTDLWLEGNPFCCARWYRANVLSYVARPNDLKLDGKQIGNREFWKRQVVVTRRKTQPASYGFYSPAREEADDEGSFNRKKSQAKIYRLASIDTEEESTYVNSDQESASCELETQSKEENIKSDHEDDIFGLISKVEKLKKERSVLWLREVKEWMDHPSEGFVDVRKDGWSIDSEKKFYTKNGKNPKHHKEALRYPPGPLPGFQITDLNQKDQAYLLDGKPDEKGNMSTLDATHDITGSFSPSTYMQSPPHYQKDVLHRRHNLVEEILQLSADSYSVASSDSSSSCSENENYDSEQSNPEQDMLVDHLNENSPGEEILGSEKGTSLLYSQPEKSSIIKTWRIDESFKAKTNNIISGLHNSELASGVNHIYNWFDKRKSKRKPKKRVVSLLVDNSVISSGETSHRSDADISDSGEDGCVSDHLQEGSLTMGCNSKRTTRFWGAEKIPEVMGDLVDEYITTTLSDSSIDETCRIYVCCDCILRQESTYTQQEVVLLRSSQEKLCVLFVDVSTDSQDRNLSLLCSHAINDIQDVSVGLGLQVVRLRFKEGAEYIFKTESIEKTTVLLNITKVLDSQATESKCLGSLENIQMEMFEKEICGGLKLSIFQYSVLHFQRSTLGEVSWLPRSLFVVDGHLFICIEDFRLLSSLPKDTSSAPYFSLDSSCSISDIFEMAIESRGSSYLSLKIKQKNSTFQARPNRTATSATWKLKLFSIECVLKFVSLVKGLHPDSPEFPLLVRHLG